The following are encoded in a window of Syngnathoides biaculeatus isolate LvHL_M chromosome 3, ASM1980259v1, whole genome shotgun sequence genomic DNA:
- the nkpd1 gene encoding NTPase KAP family P-loop domain-containing protein 1 isoform X1, translated as MKREKLHNTLLIIMSSPTKDDIFAYALSKTLTKVSSPATVGLYSSCQSRTRRILGKMELYMSQEASRIEENYKGKSRPRPVKPSLSGLLVLVWRLLFHKLIWTKDNQDNNNVRFIYVNFSAWHFAGSDLLWAGLAIRLFQAMQIHFGKLQLVLYRVAQHDLEDEIKNKTVVAGPHSWRSKRICCCPLWFLVLLSLLVPMIILVLFLAFELQKDMEEPTVKVNGTTSNVSVLEGLVIASFGVPAANALRFAYLMGKNLIFNQELNIKRGMDNERVSSKLGFMNEVREEMWLLSRFVKFMEIFERRRIRVVLRITNLDRCSPKKIVAVLDAINILLSDEDSPFISVLAIDPDIIIQKVNFADGRFCKEDRAHALLKRIVTLGFTVPPLCDDSKIKLFHSLASNSKNPDRIRSEDKHQIGGIKQTSSSDTSSVVLFETNESIALVDRTVQLTLTEEEVENCVKRTLDSNEKKLNEYILDDSMSMRRVINSIRVTIIIMKALKTELPQPDLIAAWVVLANQWPCRLSWIIQCVEDAQQRDSIEQNREAESNDSKSLWKVFTESRAELYVMRAQIEDLLDQDGDPEMFERFLKVDFHFTIKDLKVLNEVTVNLNQSIKRELAIIRGTSRLKDSGWMRTFAPLPVSAIINMDSEAICKELDDMGYPTKYADIVKSNHITGSALIFGEPDDIKNLLDMTFGEWTTFRLRFLGLPLHLQQQKNMRHPQMHLSRLSLHGSHHSSSNPYLATN; from the exons ATGAAACGTGAAAAGTTGCACAACACACTACTCATAATCATGTCGTCACCCACCAAAG ATGACATTTTTGCATATGCCCTTTCCAAGACCTTGACCAAAGTTTCATCTCCTGCAACTGTTGGACTCTACTCTTCATGTCAGAGTCGAACTAGAAGGATCCTTGGGAAAATGgaat TGTACATGTCACAGGAAGCTTCGAGGATCGAAGAGAACTACAAAGGAAAATCCCGGCCTCGGCCAGTTAAGCCTTCACTTTCTGGATTGTTAGTGCTAGTTTGGCGACTGCTGTTCCACAAGCTCATTTGGACCAAAGACAATCAGGACAATAATAATGTTCGTTTCATTTATGTAAACTTCAGTGCCTGGCACTTTGCAGGCAGTGACCTGCTGTGGGCTGGGCTCGCCATACGACTCTTTCAAGcaatgcaaatacattttgggaAATTACAGTTAGTATTATACCGGGTGGCCCAACATGATCTCGAGGATGAAATCAAAAACAAG acAGTGGTGGCTGGTCCTCATTCCTGGAGATCCAAGAGGATTTGTTGTTGCCCTCTGTGGTTTCTTGTCCTGCTCAGTCTGTTGGTACCAATGATCATCCTCGTATTATTTTTGGCGTTTGAACTTCAAAAAGACATGGAGGAACCAACTGTGAAAGTTAATGGAACAACAAGCAATGTAAGTGTGCTGGAGGGTCTGGTCATCGCTTCATTTGGAGTTCCAGCTGCCAATGCACTAAGGTTTGCCTACCTGATGGGCAAGAACCTCATTTTCAACCAGGAACTCAACATCAAGAGGGGCATGGACAACGAGCGTGTGAGCAGCAAGCTTGGCTTCATGAATGAAGTCAGGGAGGAGATGTGGCTCCTGTCTCGCTTTGTCAAGTTCATGGAGATTTTTGAGAGGAGAAGAATCCGAGTGGTGTTAAGGATCACCAATCTAGACCGCTGCTCCCCCAAGAAAATTGTTGCTGTTTTAGATGCTATCAACATTCTGCTGTCAGATGAGGACAGTCCATTTATTTCAGTTCTGGCCATAGATCCAGACATTATCATACAAAAGGTCAACTTTGCAGATGGCCGCTTTTGCAAAGAAGACCGGGCTCATGCACTGTTGAAGCGTATCGTTACTCTGGGCTTCACTGTCCCACCCCTTTGTGATGATTCAAAGATCAAGTTGTTTCACAGCTTGGCCAGCAACTCAAAAAATCCTGACAGAATTAGGAGTGAGGATAAACATCAAATTGGAGGCATCAAACAAACCTCTTCATCAGATACATCTTCAGTGGTTTTATTTGAGACAAACGAGTCAATTGCTCTGGTGGATAGAACTGTTCAACTCACTTTAACTGAGGAAGAAGTTGAGAATTGCGTCAAGAGGACCCTTGACAGCAATGAAAAGAAGTTAAATGAGTACATCTTAGATGACTCCATGTCCATGAGGAGAGTGATCAATTCCATTCGAGTGACTATTATCATCATGAAGGCCTTAAAGACAGAGCTCCCTCAACCTGACCTCATCGCAGCCTGGGTGGTCCTGGCCAATCAGTGGCCCTGCCGACTCAGCTGGATCATACAGTGTGTGGAAGATGCTCAGCAGAGAGACTCTATTGAGCAGAACCGGGAGGCTGAATCCAATGATTCcaaaagcttgtggaaggttttTACTGAGTCGAGAGCTGAGCTTTATGTGATGCGTGCTCAGATTGAAGACTTGCTTGACCAGGATGGAGACCCAGAGATGTTTGAGAGATTTCTCAAGGTAGACTTCCACTTCACAATAAAGGATTTGAAGGTACTCAACGAGGTCACAGTGAACTTAAATCAATCAATTAAGAGAGAGTTGGCTATAATCCGAGGAACATCCAGGCTGAAAGATTCTGGTTGGATGAGGACCTTTGCTCCTTTGCCAGTCTCAGCTATAATTAATATGGATTCAGAGGCTATTTGTAAAGAG cTGGACGATATGGGATATCCAACAAAGTATGCTGATATTGTAAAGAGCAATCACATCACGGGGTCAGCTCTGATATTTGGTGAGCCAGATGATATTAAAAACCTCTTGGACATGACCTTTGGAGAATGGACTACTTTCAGACTTCGTTTCCTGGGTTTACCACTACATCTTCAACAACAGAAGAACATGCGTCACCCTCAAATGCACCTATCCAGACTCTCCCTACATGGCTCTCATCATTCCTCATCAAATCCCTATTTAGCTACTAACTAG
- the nkpd1 gene encoding NTPase KAP family P-loop domain-containing protein 1 isoform X2, with amino-acid sequence MELYMSQEASRIEENYKGKSRPRPVKPSLSGLLVLVWRLLFHKLIWTKDNQDNNNVRFIYVNFSAWHFAGSDLLWAGLAIRLFQAMQIHFGKLQLVLYRVAQHDLEDEIKNKTVVAGPHSWRSKRICCCPLWFLVLLSLLVPMIILVLFLAFELQKDMEEPTVKVNGTTSNVSVLEGLVIASFGVPAANALRFAYLMGKNLIFNQELNIKRGMDNERVSSKLGFMNEVREEMWLLSRFVKFMEIFERRRIRVVLRITNLDRCSPKKIVAVLDAINILLSDEDSPFISVLAIDPDIIIQKVNFADGRFCKEDRAHALLKRIVTLGFTVPPLCDDSKIKLFHSLASNSKNPDRIRSEDKHQIGGIKQTSSSDTSSVVLFETNESIALVDRTVQLTLTEEEVENCVKRTLDSNEKKLNEYILDDSMSMRRVINSIRVTIIIMKALKTELPQPDLIAAWVVLANQWPCRLSWIIQCVEDAQQRDSIEQNREAESNDSKSLWKVFTESRAELYVMRAQIEDLLDQDGDPEMFERFLKVDFHFTIKDLKVLNEVTVNLNQSIKRELAIIRGTSRLKDSGWMRTFAPLPVSAIINMDSEAICKELDDMGYPTKYADIVKSNHITGSALIFGEPDDIKNLLDMTFGEWTTFRLRFLGLPLHLQQQKNMRHPQMHLSRLSLHGSHHSSSNPYLATN; translated from the exons ATGgaat TGTACATGTCACAGGAAGCTTCGAGGATCGAAGAGAACTACAAAGGAAAATCCCGGCCTCGGCCAGTTAAGCCTTCACTTTCTGGATTGTTAGTGCTAGTTTGGCGACTGCTGTTCCACAAGCTCATTTGGACCAAAGACAATCAGGACAATAATAATGTTCGTTTCATTTATGTAAACTTCAGTGCCTGGCACTTTGCAGGCAGTGACCTGCTGTGGGCTGGGCTCGCCATACGACTCTTTCAAGcaatgcaaatacattttgggaAATTACAGTTAGTATTATACCGGGTGGCCCAACATGATCTCGAGGATGAAATCAAAAACAAG acAGTGGTGGCTGGTCCTCATTCCTGGAGATCCAAGAGGATTTGTTGTTGCCCTCTGTGGTTTCTTGTCCTGCTCAGTCTGTTGGTACCAATGATCATCCTCGTATTATTTTTGGCGTTTGAACTTCAAAAAGACATGGAGGAACCAACTGTGAAAGTTAATGGAACAACAAGCAATGTAAGTGTGCTGGAGGGTCTGGTCATCGCTTCATTTGGAGTTCCAGCTGCCAATGCACTAAGGTTTGCCTACCTGATGGGCAAGAACCTCATTTTCAACCAGGAACTCAACATCAAGAGGGGCATGGACAACGAGCGTGTGAGCAGCAAGCTTGGCTTCATGAATGAAGTCAGGGAGGAGATGTGGCTCCTGTCTCGCTTTGTCAAGTTCATGGAGATTTTTGAGAGGAGAAGAATCCGAGTGGTGTTAAGGATCACCAATCTAGACCGCTGCTCCCCCAAGAAAATTGTTGCTGTTTTAGATGCTATCAACATTCTGCTGTCAGATGAGGACAGTCCATTTATTTCAGTTCTGGCCATAGATCCAGACATTATCATACAAAAGGTCAACTTTGCAGATGGCCGCTTTTGCAAAGAAGACCGGGCTCATGCACTGTTGAAGCGTATCGTTACTCTGGGCTTCACTGTCCCACCCCTTTGTGATGATTCAAAGATCAAGTTGTTTCACAGCTTGGCCAGCAACTCAAAAAATCCTGACAGAATTAGGAGTGAGGATAAACATCAAATTGGAGGCATCAAACAAACCTCTTCATCAGATACATCTTCAGTGGTTTTATTTGAGACAAACGAGTCAATTGCTCTGGTGGATAGAACTGTTCAACTCACTTTAACTGAGGAAGAAGTTGAGAATTGCGTCAAGAGGACCCTTGACAGCAATGAAAAGAAGTTAAATGAGTACATCTTAGATGACTCCATGTCCATGAGGAGAGTGATCAATTCCATTCGAGTGACTATTATCATCATGAAGGCCTTAAAGACAGAGCTCCCTCAACCTGACCTCATCGCAGCCTGGGTGGTCCTGGCCAATCAGTGGCCCTGCCGACTCAGCTGGATCATACAGTGTGTGGAAGATGCTCAGCAGAGAGACTCTATTGAGCAGAACCGGGAGGCTGAATCCAATGATTCcaaaagcttgtggaaggttttTACTGAGTCGAGAGCTGAGCTTTATGTGATGCGTGCTCAGATTGAAGACTTGCTTGACCAGGATGGAGACCCAGAGATGTTTGAGAGATTTCTCAAGGTAGACTTCCACTTCACAATAAAGGATTTGAAGGTACTCAACGAGGTCACAGTGAACTTAAATCAATCAATTAAGAGAGAGTTGGCTATAATCCGAGGAACATCCAGGCTGAAAGATTCTGGTTGGATGAGGACCTTTGCTCCTTTGCCAGTCTCAGCTATAATTAATATGGATTCAGAGGCTATTTGTAAAGAG cTGGACGATATGGGATATCCAACAAAGTATGCTGATATTGTAAAGAGCAATCACATCACGGGGTCAGCTCTGATATTTGGTGAGCCAGATGATATTAAAAACCTCTTGGACATGACCTTTGGAGAATGGACTACTTTCAGACTTCGTTTCCTGGGTTTACCACTACATCTTCAACAACAGAAGAACATGCGTCACCCTCAAATGCACCTATCCAGACTCTCCCTACATGGCTCTCATCATTCCTCATCAAATCCCTATTTAGCTACTAACTAG